The Arthrobacter russicus genome has a segment encoding these proteins:
- a CDS encoding exonuclease domain-containing protein: MTAGISFTAIDFETANAKRASACSVGLAKVVDGQIVHTASTLIYPPDGLGFDPYNISIHGITPVQVTDAPRWPAVLQWIVEYAAGDPLVAHNASFEKSVVNMASQAAEISAPAFDFFCTARLARRISPELDSYRLNDLASLFGLNQLRHHSAEDDARVAADLALYLAYSYNLESIPQMWPARPKKRSAGSQYASKQTVRPDANLDADPNNPLFGEVVCFSGDLKAFSRAQAQQLVASMGAAVTAGVTKKTSLLVLGEFDPSSLAVGADKSSKHKKAESAAASGQRIEIIVESDFLALLNETDAIAFYRSLKNQNHKA; encoded by the coding sequence ATGACAGCGGGGATTTCTTTTACAGCAATCGACTTCGAGACGGCGAATGCCAAACGTGCTTCGGCGTGCTCCGTGGGGCTTGCCAAAGTCGTTGACGGTCAGATAGTTCATACGGCGTCCACTCTGATCTACCCACCTGACGGTTTGGGCTTCGACCCTTACAACATTTCAATCCACGGGATAACGCCGGTACAAGTTACCGACGCTCCTCGCTGGCCGGCAGTGCTGCAATGGATTGTCGAATACGCAGCTGGTGATCCACTCGTTGCGCACAATGCTTCATTTGAAAAGTCCGTTGTCAACATGGCGTCGCAAGCCGCCGAAATTTCAGCGCCAGCATTCGACTTTTTCTGCACGGCGCGTTTAGCGAGACGAATAAGTCCAGAACTGGACTCCTATCGGCTCAACGACCTTGCATCGCTCTTTGGTCTCAATCAGCTGAGACATCATTCTGCTGAAGATGACGCGCGAGTTGCTGCCGACCTGGCGCTTTACCTGGCATACAGCTATAACCTAGAAAGCATCCCGCAGATGTGGCCGGCTCGACCGAAAAAACGGTCTGCTGGCTCCCAATATGCAAGCAAGCAGACCGTGCGACCGGATGCGAACCTTGACGCCGATCCTAACAACCCGCTCTTTGGTGAGGTCGTATGCTTCAGCGGGGATCTGAAGGCTTTCTCACGAGCCCAAGCCCAGCAGCTAGTAGCCTCGATGGGGGCCGCAGTCACAGCCGGCGTGACGAAAAAGACATCGCTTCTCGTCCTGGGCGAGTTTGATCCCAGCTCGCTAGCAGTCGGTGCAGATAAAAGCTCGAAGCACAAGAAAGCAGAGTCGGCGGCCGCCTCCGGACAGCGCATCGAAATCATTGTTGAGAGCGACTTCTTAGCGCTTCTGAACGAAACAGATGCAATCGCTTTCTACCGATCTCTGAAAAACCAGAATCATAAGGCATGA
- a CDS encoding replicative DNA helicase: MSPRHDLEAEKLLLGACISDQRIVRDLTVTAEDFYSPIHQEIWQMITDMDRANEPIDPVTLGQRIFTAGVRGLKPDYASHLHGLVFTTAAAARHAQIVVGLARLRRVAEVGARLEQISANADVESVGAALEDARSSLDASLAREATGGGASFHEALLEAMDEWGKEITPGVPTGWADLDDAFNGGWKPGQLTIVGARPAVGKTVIAGCAAVAAAQHGVGYFSLEMSRTEAVGRMAAAARRIELGRFGRHELTDSDWARLAELAAASQEWKLMVDNRSRLSMAQVRSTVRSWSRKFHPRLVIIDYLQILRPADERNDTRERQVNRLAEDCKLLAREFDVHVLALAQVGRGSTMRTDKRPTMSDLRESGGIEAHADNIILLHRADDRPGEIEFNIEKNRHGKTAILPMAWAPYYGQVRDLHREKA; this comes from the coding sequence ATGAGCCCCCGTCACGATCTGGAGGCAGAAAAGCTGCTGCTGGGTGCTTGCATCAGTGATCAGCGAATCGTCCGCGACCTGACGGTCACGGCAGAGGACTTCTACTCCCCGATCCATCAGGAGATTTGGCAGATGATCACCGACATGGATCGGGCCAATGAACCAATCGACCCGGTGACGCTGGGACAGCGGATCTTCACCGCGGGTGTTCGTGGGCTCAAACCGGACTACGCCTCGCATCTGCACGGTCTGGTATTCACTACGGCGGCGGCTGCGAGACATGCGCAAATTGTCGTTGGTCTCGCCAGGTTGCGACGGGTTGCCGAGGTTGGGGCCAGGCTTGAGCAGATCTCCGCAAACGCTGACGTTGAATCAGTTGGCGCCGCCTTGGAGGACGCCCGTTCCAGTCTGGATGCCTCGCTGGCCAGGGAAGCCACCGGTGGCGGAGCAAGTTTTCACGAAGCTTTGCTGGAGGCCATGGACGAATGGGGTAAGGAAATCACCCCTGGTGTCCCGACTGGGTGGGCTGATCTGGATGATGCGTTCAACGGTGGTTGGAAGCCCGGCCAGTTGACCATTGTTGGCGCACGGCCAGCGGTAGGTAAGACAGTCATTGCCGGGTGTGCTGCTGTGGCCGCCGCCCAACATGGTGTTGGCTATTTCAGTCTGGAAATGTCCAGGACGGAAGCTGTGGGACGTATGGCGGCGGCGGCCCGGCGTATCGAGCTTGGACGGTTTGGCCGGCACGAATTGACGGACAGTGATTGGGCACGCCTCGCGGAACTTGCGGCAGCGTCTCAGGAGTGGAAACTCATGGTTGACAACCGTTCCCGGTTATCAATGGCGCAGGTGCGATCCACTGTTCGTTCCTGGTCGCGCAAGTTCCATCCCCGGCTAGTCATCATCGACTATTTGCAGATCCTCCGACCCGCTGATGAGCGCAACGACACCCGGGAACGTCAGGTGAACCGTCTGGCGGAAGACTGCAAACTCTTGGCCCGAGAGTTCGATGTCCACGTGCTGGCTTTAGCCCAGGTCGGACGCGGTTCAACAATGCGCACCGATAAGCGTCCGACCATGTCTGACCTGCGCGAATCAGGAGGTATTGAAGCCCATGCAGACAACATCATCTTGCTCCACAGGGCCGACGACCGGCCAGGCGAGATCGAATTCAACATCGAAAAAAACAGGCACGGAAAAACTGCCATCCTGCCGATGGCATGGGCACCTTACTACGGACAAGTACGGGACCTTCACAGGGAAAAAGCTTGA
- a CDS encoding tyrosine-type recombinase/integrase: MSRAAKGEGTAFKTDSGWRGYVTVNGKRKYFSAKTKAEAAQLRRHLLSRRDQGELSVGKVPTLKEWLDHWLSISEHRESTKVGYRNYVENYIEPLHGVPLDKLGLEHLERLYADMESRGLSGSTRHQVHSIIRVALKHAVWRGHVGRNVAALVKPPSVGKPRTEALSEADLDACFRAAIGNRYEARWFLSLQYGLRPGEATALEWPDVDFEKGQLHVHQQLQNIPGKGLVRVALPKTAKGDRLIDLPEYLIDMLAKRRADQLREMLEAGDEWAPWEDEGRPTAFVFTQRNGQPLRPGLDVTEWQRLLDRAGLPRQRRYVARHTAASVMVANGTDIATIAEVFGHASPSFTLNTYTHALAERKKELAKKMNRLAAPYAAPYEVISRDSE; encoded by the coding sequence ATGAGTAGGGCAGCAAAAGGTGAAGGGACGGCCTTCAAGACTGATTCCGGCTGGCGCGGCTACGTCACCGTAAACGGCAAGCGCAAGTACTTTTCAGCTAAGACGAAGGCTGAAGCCGCACAGTTGCGTAGACATCTGCTTTCACGCCGAGATCAAGGCGAACTTTCTGTTGGTAAGGTTCCGACCTTAAAAGAGTGGTTGGATCATTGGCTTAGCATCTCCGAGCATCGGGAAAGCACCAAGGTCGGCTACCGCAACTACGTCGAAAACTACATCGAACCGTTGCATGGCGTGCCGCTCGACAAACTAGGACTTGAGCACCTTGAACGGTTGTACGCGGATATGGAGAGCCGCGGGCTTTCCGGCTCCACCCGCCATCAGGTCCACTCGATCATCCGCGTTGCTCTCAAGCATGCTGTTTGGCGTGGGCATGTTGGCAGGAATGTCGCCGCGCTCGTCAAGCCTCCATCAGTTGGTAAGCCGAGGACCGAGGCGCTGTCGGAAGCTGACCTTGACGCCTGCTTCAGGGCTGCAATTGGGAATCGCTACGAGGCCCGTTGGTTCCTTTCACTCCAATACGGGCTTCGGCCGGGGGAAGCGACCGCACTCGAATGGCCTGACGTAGATTTTGAGAAGGGGCAGCTGCACGTTCATCAGCAATTGCAAAATATTCCCGGTAAGGGCCTCGTTCGGGTGGCACTGCCCAAGACCGCGAAAGGTGATCGGCTCATCGATCTACCCGAATACCTAATCGACATGCTTGCCAAAAGGCGAGCTGATCAGCTGCGGGAAATGCTGGAAGCTGGAGACGAGTGGGCACCGTGGGAGGATGAAGGGCGACCGACGGCCTTCGTCTTTACGCAGCGCAACGGGCAGCCGCTGCGGCCAGGACTCGATGTGACCGAGTGGCAAAGGCTTCTCGATCGGGCCGGCCTGCCTAGGCAGCGCCGATACGTCGCAAGACACACGGCCGCATCGGTTATGGTGGCCAACGGTACCGATATCGCGACGATTGCAGAGGTCTTCGGCCACGCAAGCCCATCCTTCACTTTGAATACTTATACACACGCCCTGGCCGAGCGGAAAAAGGAGTTGGCCAAGAAAATGAATCGCCTTGCTGCACCTTATGCTGCACCTTATGAGGTGATCAGCCGTGATTCTGAGTGA
- a CDS encoding helix-turn-helix domain-containing protein: MKISARTHRMSPLDHSPEALRWALKMTGLSQKEFALKCGISPSHVSEILGGTRNAKPALLRSMSRALNCPIVVLQAKLSAEQNQLTPAAKGQIEKTSDVGALRLRA; this comes from the coding sequence ATGAAGATTAGCGCTCGAACTCATCGAATGAGTCCGCTCGACCACAGCCCTGAGGCTCTTCGCTGGGCGTTGAAGATGACCGGCTTGAGCCAGAAGGAGTTCGCCTTGAAGTGTGGGATCTCTCCGTCACACGTTTCAGAGATCCTGGGCGGAACGCGAAATGCTAAACCCGCTTTGCTGCGTTCGATGTCACGCGCGTTGAATTGCCCAATTGTGGTTTTGCAAGCGAAGCTGAGCGCCGAACAGAACCAACTCACACCAGCGGCTAAAGGTCAGATTGAGAAGACGAGCGACGTGGGAGCCTTGCGTCTAAGGGCATAA
- a CDS encoding helix-turn-helix domain-containing protein, whose product MNRQLSRTATNVHEAVRLYSTRKAAEVLDMSPGWVRARIHDGSLRAVEFGSSREKWKVRADDLQAFIDARTDKAPA is encoded by the coding sequence ATGAATCGCCAACTTTCCCGAACCGCGACCAATGTGCATGAAGCCGTCCGTCTGTACTCGACACGGAAAGCAGCCGAGGTCTTGGACATGTCTCCAGGCTGGGTTAGAGCGCGGATCCACGATGGTTCGTTGCGGGCTGTGGAGTTCGGAAGTAGTCGTGAGAAGTGGAAGGTGCGTGCCGATGACCTCCAAGCCTTCATTGATGCGCGAACCGACAAGGCCCCAGCATGA
- a CDS encoding phage regulatory protein/antirepressor Ant, which yields MSEVADQSSDLVSVVDGESVTTSLRIAEGVGNDHKPVIRLIRDNQGDLEEFGRVRFENAPFETPGGVQQREVALLNEQQATLLLTYMRNNDVVRLFKKRLVRAFFELAKLAQQPKPEPSFEQMTLTVLTGLKDKVEEQALELEVARPKAEAFDSFLSTIGDYSLNEAAKVISREESILIGEHRLRDRLMEWRWMFRDGRSKPRAMQSHVDCGRLVEKAQFHYHPSTGEKVLDAPQVRVTARGIAAIRERLLKEAMVSA from the coding sequence ATGAGCGAAGTAGCAGACCAGTCCAGCGACCTCGTGTCCGTGGTTGATGGTGAGTCGGTGACGACGAGCCTGAGGATTGCTGAAGGTGTCGGCAACGACCACAAACCAGTCATTCGCCTGATCCGCGACAATCAGGGCGATCTTGAAGAGTTCGGAAGGGTGCGTTTTGAAAACGCACCCTTTGAAACCCCTGGCGGAGTCCAGCAGCGGGAAGTCGCTTTGCTCAACGAGCAGCAGGCTACCTTGTTGTTGACGTACATGCGGAATAACGATGTGGTGCGGTTGTTCAAGAAACGCCTGGTCCGGGCATTCTTCGAACTGGCAAAGCTCGCCCAGCAGCCGAAGCCGGAGCCGTCTTTTGAGCAGATGACGTTGACGGTCCTGACCGGACTTAAGGACAAAGTTGAAGAGCAGGCGCTAGAACTTGAGGTTGCCCGGCCCAAGGCGGAGGCGTTCGATTCGTTTCTGTCCACCATCGGGGATTATTCCCTCAACGAAGCAGCAAAAGTGATCTCCAGAGAAGAATCTATCCTGATCGGTGAGCACCGGTTACGGGATCGGTTGATGGAGTGGCGGTGGATGTTCCGGGATGGCCGTTCGAAACCGCGTGCGATGCAGTCGCATGTGGACTGCGGGCGTCTGGTGGAGAAAGCCCAATTCCACTACCACCCTTCTACTGGTGAAAAAGTATTGGACGCACCCCAGGTGAGAGTTACGGCCAGGGGTATCGCCGCCATCCGGGAACGACTTCTCAAGGAAGCGATGGTTTCGGCATGA
- a CDS encoding single-stranded DNA-binding protein, translating to MADVKVEGWLSADPTLKYTQSGMAILELSLPENHRKKQGNEWVNDGTTWWKVKAFGLEAEHWGNAGLLKGARVQVAGRSKTETWTDRDGQDRQTLVILDPAIRIIPAKEQAQPSPRAQDAWAQPTQQQNWGGAPSETEAPF from the coding sequence ATGGCTGATGTGAAAGTGGAGGGCTGGCTCTCAGCAGACCCAACCCTGAAATACACCCAATCCGGGATGGCCATCCTGGAACTGTCACTCCCCGAGAATCATCGCAAAAAGCAAGGCAACGAGTGGGTCAACGACGGGACCACGTGGTGGAAAGTGAAAGCTTTCGGGCTGGAGGCTGAGCATTGGGGAAACGCCGGGTTGCTCAAAGGCGCCCGGGTCCAGGTCGCCGGCCGGTCAAAGACCGAAACCTGGACCGACCGTGACGGTCAAGACCGCCAAACACTTGTCATTCTTGACCCGGCCATTCGGATTATCCCAGCAAAGGAACAAGCCCAACCGTCGCCACGAGCACAAGACGCATGGGCGCAACCGACCCAACAGCAGAACTGGGGAGGTGCCCCTAGTGAGACAGAAGCACCCTTCTGA
- a CDS encoding helix-turn-helix domain-containing protein gives MEKPQQTPEGKAIASRQRALGISTRAAARKVGLSEARWRQIVNGYQNVGQGLMVPVIGPAETVARMARSLDLSSEYFQEIGREDVAAEMVGQSWAEHIASNPAPEFDPERELQHYEDSATARDFHLWIDTGQDNEGKRDQGGRFLSWFSDEELAREVLRRMRRKPKKEAGTPVDETGQVEHSDLYGLAAHPPLDTEEAQERRDGDVRGEESQEAPAHD, from the coding sequence ATGGAAAAACCACAACAGACGCCAGAAGGCAAGGCGATTGCGAGCAGGCAGCGGGCACTTGGAATCTCAACTCGAGCGGCGGCTAGGAAGGTCGGCCTCTCCGAAGCACGCTGGCGCCAAATCGTCAATGGCTATCAGAATGTTGGCCAGGGGTTGATGGTGCCGGTGATTGGCCCGGCTGAGACGGTGGCTAGGATGGCGAGGAGTCTCGACCTTTCCAGTGAATACTTTCAGGAAATTGGAAGGGAGGATGTCGCCGCCGAGATGGTTGGGCAGTCTTGGGCAGAGCATATTGCAAGCAATCCCGCGCCGGAATTCGACCCGGAAAGGGAGCTACAGCATTATGAAGATTCCGCGACAGCACGGGACTTCCATCTTTGGATCGACACTGGGCAAGACAATGAGGGCAAACGCGACCAAGGCGGTCGCTTTCTCTCTTGGTTCAGCGACGAAGAGCTGGCACGTGAAGTACTGAGGCGAATGCGCCGTAAGCCCAAAAAGGAGGCCGGAACGCCGGTCGATGAAACTGGACAAGTCGAGCACAGCGATCTCTATGGGTTGGCTGCTCATCCGCCCTTGGATACTGAGGAAGCCCAGGAGCGTCGTGACGGTGACGTGCGTGGCGAAGAGTCGCAGGAAGCCCCGGCGCACGACTGA
- a CDS encoding DUF7341 domain-containing protein yields the protein MDLSQAVHELTRPHKTTITRDSGAREYVSEDSLLDQLRGEISSSGNRSGVGANRYKVPLALDVLDLYQSIARTAQDLKAAEAPHAKTTGTIESIIQAWAAATTRNEAAERIVSKWCEQIHALINPPKKIEINAPCPQCGNRHTMNEAGDINLALVATNGVVRCSACLTEWTGAQLWNLRDAISYSHAS from the coding sequence ATGGACCTCAGCCAAGCTGTGCACGAACTCACCCGTCCACACAAAACCACCATCACCCGTGACAGCGGCGCCCGTGAATATGTCAGCGAGGATTCACTTTTGGACCAGCTCCGCGGTGAAATCTCCTCATCCGGCAACCGGTCCGGCGTCGGCGCGAATCGTTACAAAGTCCCTCTCGCACTCGACGTCTTGGACCTTTACCAGTCGATCGCCCGGACAGCCCAAGACCTCAAAGCGGCTGAAGCTCCACACGCCAAGACCACCGGAACCATCGAATCAATCATCCAAGCATGGGCAGCGGCCACCACCCGCAACGAAGCAGCGGAACGCATCGTCTCGAAATGGTGCGAACAGATACACGCACTAATCAACCCGCCCAAGAAAATCGAAATCAACGCACCATGCCCACAATGCGGCAACCGGCACACCATGAACGAGGCTGGTGACATCAACCTCGCCCTCGTCGCAACCAACGGCGTTGTCCGCTGTTCAGCCTGCCTCACCGAATGGACCGGCGCCCAGCTCTGGAACCTCCGCGACGCCATCAGCTACAGCCACGCAAGTTGA
- a CDS encoding TetR/AcrR family transcriptional regulator, with amino-acid sequence MQRILAAVSAVLAESGYEGVSFEEVARRSGAAKASLYRRWSSKQEMVVAALKAGPAQPTASAEIDTGSLRGDLLELARRLDRTMRASDSKTGMLLLQAGLEDPDLCQAIEASVGPTGARLPRSVLDAAIGRGELPSDADPFPFEEVLGSTLLLRRVNGVPVDEAYLETLVDVVLLPALRATTGRQRPLPSGIFSGNPRHTMEGK; translated from the coding sequence ATGCAGCGAATCCTGGCCGCAGTCAGTGCTGTTCTGGCCGAATCCGGTTACGAAGGCGTCTCCTTCGAAGAAGTCGCCCGCCGCTCCGGAGCCGCCAAAGCCAGCTTGTACCGCCGCTGGAGTTCGAAACAGGAGATGGTCGTCGCCGCGCTCAAGGCCGGGCCCGCGCAACCCACGGCGTCGGCCGAGATCGACACCGGGAGCTTGCGCGGGGATCTGCTGGAACTGGCCCGCCGGCTCGACCGGACGATGCGGGCCAGCGACAGCAAAACCGGGATGCTGCTGCTCCAAGCCGGGCTCGAGGACCCCGACCTCTGCCAGGCGATCGAGGCGTCGGTCGGCCCGACCGGAGCACGCTTGCCCCGCAGCGTGCTCGACGCCGCAATCGGCCGCGGCGAGTTGCCGTCGGACGCCGACCCGTTCCCGTTCGAAGAAGTACTCGGCTCGACCCTGCTGCTCCGGCGGGTCAACGGGGTACCGGTCGACGAGGCCTATCTCGAGACCCTGGTCGACGTGGTCCTCCTGCCGGCCCTGCGCGCTACCACCGGACGGCAGCGCCCGCTGCCCAGCGGTATTTTTTCTGGAAACCCACGTCACACTATGGAGGGCAAATGA
- a CDS encoding alpha/beta fold hydrolase, translating into MNTLAIEGFDYRTIPGAGGIGINVAVAGSGPALVLLHGFPQTHYMWRHVARRLTDAHTVIVPDLRGYGNSGKPIATGPETYSKRTMAEDIVQIARDLGFSRFGVVGHDRGALVGVRAGLDHPEAVAYLGILDVLPTLDTWEVLHGVDAKIAWHLFLMAQPAGLPERMIAAVGPDFFASFLDGWDTDGASFTPAERDYYVASSIAAVDSIVADYRATAGIDLELDRADRANGVQLAMPVGVISQDWGSQLGFDAAALWRAWAPDLDYQAIDAGHFMAEAKPDQIAAFITALAAR; encoded by the coding sequence ATGAACACCTTGGCCATCGAGGGCTTCGACTACCGGACGATTCCGGGCGCCGGCGGGATCGGGATCAATGTCGCCGTCGCCGGCTCCGGCCCGGCCTTGGTCCTGCTGCACGGCTTCCCGCAGACCCACTACATGTGGCGCCACGTGGCGCGGCGGCTGACCGACGCGCACACCGTGATCGTGCCGGATCTGCGCGGCTACGGAAACAGCGGCAAACCGATCGCGACCGGGCCGGAGACCTACTCGAAGCGCACCATGGCCGAGGACATCGTGCAGATCGCCCGGGACCTCGGGTTCAGCCGATTCGGCGTCGTCGGCCACGACCGCGGGGCTTTGGTCGGCGTCCGGGCCGGCCTCGACCACCCGGAAGCCGTCGCCTATCTGGGCATCCTGGATGTCTTGCCGACGCTCGACACCTGGGAGGTGCTGCACGGCGTGGACGCGAAGATCGCCTGGCACCTCTTCCTGATGGCGCAGCCGGCCGGACTGCCGGAGCGGATGATCGCCGCCGTCGGGCCGGATTTCTTCGCTTCGTTCCTGGACGGCTGGGATACCGACGGTGCCAGCTTCACTCCGGCCGAACGCGACTACTACGTGGCCAGTTCGATTGCCGCCGTCGACTCGATCGTCGCGGACTACCGGGCCACTGCCGGGATCGACCTCGAACTGGACCGGGCTGACCGCGCCAACGGCGTCCAGCTGGCCATGCCGGTCGGCGTGATTTCGCAGGACTGGGGCTCGCAACTCGGTTTCGACGCCGCTGCCCTCTGGCGGGCCTGGGCTCCGGATCTGGACTACCAGGCAATCGACGCCGGGCACTTCATGGCCGAGGCGAAACCCGATCAGATCGCGGCTTTCATCACCGCGCTGGCGGCCCGCTGA
- a CDS encoding MurT ligase domain-containing protein: MFPGVDLLETKSRLAPLLVGKTLKFLGRLRGGGSALPGLALERLDPGFVQRALGSLPYGVVVISGTNGKTTTTKMVTSMLEKQGLKVFTNPTGSNFSRGVAAALIGAVDLRGRLAADVAVLELDEAHAAEFVRRIPPRSSLLLNVMRDQLDRFGEIDTTAKLLEIIASATTGTVVTNRDDPRLARIGIAAGESGKAVRFFGYQGSLQSLFPSDDELGEQRHPDHRSAPAGAEASEAPALELLAADVVLTEVSGSSAGFLVGDQPVETALMVRGVYNYLNAAAALALVRAVLGEAVDRAALLQSLSEVTPAFGRGETFQIDGQPLELVLVKNPSGFRSALQSFDSDGWATMIAINDDYADGQDVSWLWDVDFDSLASAASIRSAGSRAFDMALRLNYEDLPVGTVTPDLGEALKQLLAEHRDQPKRIFCTYTAMRTIRRKLGKVVAVEVIR, translated from the coding sequence ATGTTCCCGGGGGTGGATCTTTTGGAAACTAAGTCCAGACTGGCCCCATTGCTGGTCGGCAAAACGCTGAAATTCCTCGGCCGGCTGCGCGGCGGCGGCTCCGCGCTGCCCGGCTTGGCGCTCGAACGGCTGGATCCCGGATTCGTGCAACGCGCGCTCGGTTCGTTGCCGTACGGCGTGGTCGTGATCAGCGGCACGAACGGCAAGACCACCACGACCAAAATGGTGACCAGCATGCTGGAAAAGCAGGGGCTGAAGGTCTTCACCAACCCGACCGGGAGCAATTTCAGCCGCGGCGTGGCTGCGGCCCTGATCGGTGCCGTCGATCTGCGCGGCCGGCTGGCGGCCGACGTCGCGGTCCTGGAGCTCGATGAAGCCCACGCCGCGGAATTCGTCCGGCGCATCCCGCCCCGGTCCAGCCTGCTGCTCAACGTCATGCGGGACCAGTTGGACCGGTTCGGCGAAATCGACACCACGGCCAAGTTGCTGGAAATCATCGCTTCGGCGACCACTGGGACGGTGGTGACCAATCGGGATGATCCGAGGTTGGCCCGGATCGGGATCGCCGCGGGTGAGTCCGGCAAGGCCGTGCGGTTCTTCGGCTACCAGGGATCCTTGCAGAGTTTGTTCCCCAGTGACGACGAACTCGGTGAACAACGGCATCCGGACCACCGGTCTGCGCCTGCGGGCGCCGAGGCATCGGAAGCGCCGGCGCTGGAGCTGCTGGCCGCAGACGTGGTGCTGACCGAGGTGTCTGGAAGCTCGGCCGGATTCCTGGTGGGGGACCAGCCGGTCGAAACCGCGCTCATGGTGCGCGGCGTCTACAACTACCTCAACGCCGCAGCCGCCTTGGCCCTGGTCCGCGCCGTCCTGGGTGAGGCTGTCGACCGGGCCGCGTTGCTGCAGTCGCTGTCCGAGGTGACGCCGGCCTTCGGTCGGGGCGAGACTTTCCAGATCGACGGGCAGCCTTTGGAATTGGTGCTGGTGAAAAATCCCAGCGGATTCCGCTCGGCGCTGCAATCGTTCGACTCGGACGGCTGGGCGACCATGATCGCGATCAACGACGACTACGCCGACGGACAAGACGTCTCCTGGCTCTGGGACGTCGATTTCGATTCCTTGGCCAGCGCTGCTTCGATCCGTTCCGCGGGCAGCCGGGCTTTCGACATGGCGCTGCGCCTGAACTATGAAGACTTGCCGGTCGGCACCGTGACGCCGGATCTCGGGGAAGCGCTCAAGCAGCTTCTCGCCGAGCACCGGGACCAGCCCAAACGCATTTTCTGCACCTACACTGCAATGCGTACCATCCGCCGGAAACTCGGCAAAGTCGTCGCCGTGGAGGTGATCCGATGA